Proteins encoded together in one Schumannella luteola window:
- a CDS encoding DNA glycosylase AlkZ-like family protein: protein MPAASVTADRRRVAQLRETALGLAHPRDGIAAAEVARDLLALQAQDLPGALWSLGQRGGLTAEQVLDAQRSGALVRSWPMRGTLHLLHRDDLRWTLHLTGERQHASAAARHRELDLDEPQFARAAAIVRDRTGGGARLDRAELLTALVEGGVPTDGQRGGI, encoded by the coding sequence ATGCCCGCCGCGTCCGTCACCGCCGATCGCCGCCGCGTCGCCCAGCTGCGCGAGACCGCGCTCGGCTTGGCGCATCCTCGTGACGGCATCGCCGCCGCCGAGGTCGCCCGCGACCTGCTCGCGCTGCAGGCGCAGGATCTGCCGGGCGCGCTCTGGTCGCTCGGCCAGCGCGGCGGACTGACCGCCGAGCAGGTGCTCGACGCCCAGCGCTCGGGCGCACTCGTGCGCAGCTGGCCGATGCGCGGCACGCTGCATCTGCTGCACCGTGACGACCTGCGCTGGACGCTGCACCTCACGGGTGAGCGGCAGCACGCCTCGGCCGCGGCGCGGCACCGCGAGCTGGACCTCGACGAGCCGCAGTTCGCCCGCGCCGCCGCCATCGTGCGCGACCGGACGGGCGGCGGCGCTCGTCTCGACCGCGCCGAGCTGCTGACCGCGCTGGTGGAGGGCGGGGTGCCGACCGACGGGCAGCGCGGCGGCATCTGA
- a CDS encoding class I SAM-dependent methyltransferase, producing the protein MPRYSDGSAGDADYGVIGSGYATQRRPDPRIEALIWDALGDARTVINVGAGAGSYEPHDRYVAAVEPSASMRAERPASRVPAIDGTADALPFDDDAFDAAMATVTIHQWPDLEAGLAELRRVARGPVVLLTFTPEVPERWWMPQYVPELFAVEAGRMPPIERIVTALGPGSRAEVVPVPADCIDGFGQAFFARPERTLDREVRRAMSAWSFLPPEVVERYETELARDLESGAWDREWGAFRSFPAFDVGLRLVVAR; encoded by the coding sequence GTGCCCCGTTACTCCGACGGCTCCGCCGGCGACGCCGACTACGGCGTGATCGGATCCGGCTACGCCACCCAGCGCCGACCCGACCCGCGCATCGAGGCGCTCATCTGGGATGCGCTGGGCGACGCCCGCACGGTCATCAACGTCGGAGCCGGCGCCGGCAGCTACGAACCGCACGACCGCTACGTGGCCGCGGTCGAGCCCTCCGCATCCATGCGCGCCGAGCGCCCCGCGAGCCGGGTGCCCGCGATCGACGGCACCGCCGACGCGCTCCCCTTCGACGACGACGCCTTCGACGCGGCCATGGCGACCGTCACGATCCACCAGTGGCCCGACCTCGAGGCCGGCCTCGCCGAGCTGCGCCGGGTCGCGCGCGGGCCGGTCGTGCTGCTGACCTTCACCCCCGAGGTGCCCGAGCGATGGTGGATGCCGCAGTACGTGCCCGAGCTGTTCGCCGTCGAGGCGGGCCGCATGCCGCCGATCGAGCGCATCGTCACCGCGCTCGGGCCGGGCAGCCGCGCGGAGGTCGTGCCGGTGCCCGCCGACTGCATCGACGGCTTCGGCCAGGCGTTCTTCGCCCGCCCGGAGCGCACGCTCGACCGCGAGGTGCGGCGCGCGATGTCGGCTTGGAGCTTCCTGCCGCCCGAGGTCGTCGAGCGCTACGAGACCGAGCTCGCCCGCGATCTGGAGAGCGGCGCGTGGGACCGGGAGTGGGGCGCCTTCCGCTCCTTCCCGGCCTTCGACGTAGGGCTGCGCCTCGTCGTGGCCCGCTGA
- a CDS encoding App1 family protein, whose translation MPEPTHQSGGARSVPHLAARAEDAFHAFRERWGRRRGLVPRVIPFSGYGSAGWVRVLARVVLAKPGRPRGDRVQGARGWRSFTAIPLTHGTVTVTVGGVDHRLTADRGGVVDARLTLDLPPGWNSIQISAEGEEPIEAEVFVIDPAARFGIVSDVDDTVMVTALPRPFLAAWNTFVLNEHARRPVPGMPVLYERLTRQHPGTPVIYLSTGAWNVAPTLTRFLGRNLYPRGALLLTDWGPTHDRWFRSGQAHKRGSLRRLAEELPNVRWLLVGDDGQHDEELYAEFAREHPESVAAIAIRQLTPGEAVLAGGRSTAEERGTAAQWRYAPDGAGLSEQLGELGLLR comes from the coding sequence ATGCCCGAACCGACGCACCAGTCCGGGGGTGCCCGCAGCGTTCCACACCTCGCGGCGCGGGCAGAAGACGCGTTCCACGCCTTCCGTGAGCGCTGGGGTCGCCGTCGGGGCCTCGTTCCCCGCGTCATCCCCTTCTCCGGCTACGGCAGCGCCGGCTGGGTGCGGGTGCTCGCCCGGGTCGTGCTCGCCAAGCCGGGTCGCCCGCGCGGCGACCGGGTGCAGGGCGCGCGCGGCTGGCGCAGTTTCACCGCGATCCCGCTGACCCACGGAACCGTCACGGTCACCGTCGGCGGCGTCGATCACCGGCTCACCGCCGACCGCGGCGGGGTGGTGGATGCGCGCCTCACCCTCGACCTGCCGCCCGGCTGGAACAGCATCCAGATCTCCGCCGAGGGCGAGGAGCCCATCGAAGCCGAGGTCTTCGTGATCGATCCGGCCGCCCGGTTCGGCATCGTGTCGGACGTCGACGACACCGTCATGGTCACCGCACTCCCCCGCCCCTTCCTCGCGGCGTGGAACACCTTCGTGCTCAACGAGCACGCACGACGCCCGGTGCCCGGCATGCCGGTGCTCTACGAGCGGCTGACCCGGCAGCATCCGGGCACTCCCGTCATCTACCTCTCCACCGGCGCCTGGAACGTGGCGCCCACCCTGACCCGCTTCCTCGGCCGCAACCTCTATCCCCGCGGCGCGCTGCTGCTGACCGACTGGGGTCCGACGCACGACCGCTGGTTCCGCAGCGGGCAGGCGCACAAGCGCGGCTCGCTGCGCCGCCTCGCGGAGGAGCTGCCGAACGTGCGCTGGCTGCTCGTCGGCGACGACGGCCAGCACGACGAAGAGCTCTACGCGGAGTTCGCGCGCGAGCACCCGGAGTCGGTGGCGGCGATCGCGATCCGTCAGCTGACGCCCGGCGAGGCGGTGCTCGCGGGAGGTCGCAGCACGGCCGAGGAGCGCGGCACCGCCGCGCAGTGGCGCTACGCCCCCGATGGCGCCGGGCTCAGCGAGCAGCTCGGCGAGCTCGGGCTGCTGCGCTGA
- a CDS encoding TetR/AcrR family transcriptional regulator, with translation MSQTSVTSARSTAALIRNEPVQARSTARLAALLDAAAAVIDEIGYERLTTAMVAERAGASIGTVYRYFPDRIAVLQSLSARNFERVVERIDSAVESSSDSIAAVGAIFDTLVDAVRTEPGFASLRVGDVIDLRPAEGEPFNAVVADHLVDALVAKFEIDGGDETRLRVQIGYEVADALVARAFAVDPAGDAELLSRARQLLHDIVVPGRH, from the coding sequence ATGTCACAGACGAGCGTCACCTCCGCGCGGTCGACCGCAGCGCTCATCCGCAACGAGCCCGTTCAGGCTCGCAGCACGGCCCGTCTGGCCGCCCTGCTCGACGCCGCCGCCGCCGTCATCGACGAGATCGGCTACGAGCGCCTCACGACCGCCATGGTCGCCGAGCGCGCCGGCGCTTCGATCGGCACCGTCTACCGCTACTTCCCTGACCGCATCGCCGTGCTGCAGAGCCTCTCGGCCCGCAACTTCGAGCGCGTCGTCGAGCGCATCGACAGCGCCGTGGAGTCGTCGAGCGACTCGATCGCGGCCGTCGGAGCCATCTTCGACACCCTCGTTGACGCGGTGCGCACCGAGCCCGGTTTCGCCTCGCTGCGCGTGGGCGACGTGATCGACCTGCGCCCGGCCGAGGGCGAGCCCTTCAACGCCGTCGTCGCCGACCACCTGGTCGATGCGCTGGTCGCGAAGTTCGAGATCGACGGCGGCGACGAGACCCGCCTGCGTGTGCAGATCGGCTACGAGGTCGCCGACGCGCTGGTCGCCCGCGCCTTCGCGGTCGACCCGGCCGGCGACGCCGAGCTGCTGTCGCGCGCGCGTCAGCTGCTGCATGACATCGTCGTGCCCGGTCGCCACTGA